The Gemmatimonadota bacterium DNA segment CATGAACTTCGCGGTTCGATCGGCTCTGTCGCATGCGCTCCTGAATTGCCGCCTCGAACTTGACGCGCAGCGCCGCTTCCAGCTGATCATCCGAGATAACCGTACCCTCCGGCAGGGTGACCGGCTTGGCAACTCTCTTAACGTCGGAGAGGCCGAGGACCCATTCGGGTGATACGCCGAACACTTCGTGAAACGCTGTGAGTGCCTCTCGGCGAGGGGAGACGCATCCCAGCTTCCCAATCCTTCACGGCGCTGGTGAGTCGTACGCGATCAATCTCGCGAACTCCTGGAGAGTCAGCTTCTCCCTTTGCGAAGCTCTTTGATACGTTGCCGCACTTCTTCCGCTGTGCATCGCGTTCGCTCGGGGTTGGGGCAAAGCGGCGTGTCCGTTGTCGATTTTTCGTCATAGGCATGCCGAAATATAGTCGAGAATTCCGCAAGCTGCCCTCCTAGGTTCTGCCGTGCGAGCCGCGAAGGCGATGCTCGCAAAACGGAAGCGACGACAGGAGGTAACAGATGGACAACGATCCACTCTTCTCTACGGCCCAGGCGAGTCAGTACGTGGGCATGGCCAGGCAGACGCTGGCTCGACTGCGCGTCGAAGGCTCTGGCCCCGCCTACTTCAAGCTTGGCAGTAAGGGAGCCTATCGAAGATCCACGCTCGACGCGTGGCTCGCCGAGCGAGTTCGACGCTCGACCTCCGACGACGTGGGCGCTCGTGCTCGGCTAGCGGCGAGGCAGTGAGGAGCGAGCCAATGACTATCAACCCAGAGCCCCGATTCCACGCCCTTCG contains these protein-coding regions:
- a CDS encoding helix-turn-helix domain-containing protein, encoding MDNDPLFSTAQASQYVGMARQTLARLRVEGSGPAYFKLGSKGAYRRSTLDAWLAERVRRSTSDDVGARARLAARQ